The following DNA comes from Capsicum annuum cultivar UCD-10X-F1 chromosome 7, UCD10Xv1.1, whole genome shotgun sequence.
AAGGGTTGcctaaactaaaatatatatacatacagaaACTTAGTAACTAACTCTAGGCTCCACTAACTATAAACTTATGTTTTATAGTTGTACATAGTCTCAACTTATTATGTTAAGTCGACTCATTATTCTCAACAAATTCTTGTGGATattacaaacaaaaaataaaccaaTATTGACTACAAATATGGTTCTTTTTAGATTAGAAAGCTCGATGTTCACGAAAActatctttctaatgatataacttaagttaaaattatgaaaaaattacgtAACTTTCCAAACATCCTTAtcatatttacttattttttcaaCATTGTAAATTAGTTACATAATATCCCACAATAACTCCAAATGCATAGTGTAACAATACTCATATGTTGTAACCACATGATGTATCCATGTCTACAATATATCCGTATCTACAATGTATTGCCTACAACATATCCGGCTCTTTAATATTTATGTACAAGAAATATATGAATACATGTGTTGTATTTAAAATTGAACCATATATCCGTAGCAACAATGTATTTATGTCTATAATGTATCAACATCTAGAATATATCCGCACCTAGAATATATCTACTACAATAtgtaatactccctccatcctatttactcgtcccaaattttctaatttgttgTCCCATTTTAATTGTactttttacttatcaagacaagataaattttttttcattataccctttgtgtaattaattactccttattattaacattcttgaaaaatgttgcaaaggAGGAGTACCATTAAGAGTATACCATTAAGAATACAAATGGTGTTTTGGTATTAGTtatccatcaatattggaactaacaacaagacacaattaagagtggcaaaatggtaaagttacattaccaatcattattttcttaatagctgtgcTATCTCAATTtgagacaagtaaaatgggacggagggaatTGGGTATTATGTAATGattgaaaaataatgagaaaggTTGTAGTTAACTCATGTAATaatgaaatttatgttatttacgtCTACATGTAGTTTCAATTTAAAATGACTGAAAAATGAGATGTAGAAATAGCTAAGAAATGGGAATCAGAAAGCCCAAAAGAGGTTAATGGATAATTATATGACGGACCAATCGAACCAGGCCAGTCAGCCCAATTAACTAGTCTGGATAATTACTCCTTTGTTTCCTTAAGGGATGATGTAATTCAAAACGTTTGAGTTTTTCCCAATATTTCATTTAGACACTTAAATTAAGTTTTGCTTTAGTGGAACATCTCAACTCCTAAAAAGTGTTCTACTCAACCATTTTCAGTTCAAATTCTGattttcttttttgtgtgtgttctCATTCGTCTATAGATAGTTAGTTAACCACATAACATATCTCATGACCTTTAATTACACACAATGGTCTCAATAAGTATAAAAACTCAGATATTTTCTATTTGAGATTAATGCGTATAATTAACGGAGATGATAGATTAACTTTACTATCTAATAGAACAATCAAAACATgcgcaaaacatttcaagatttgAATTGAAAATATCTTATTAAACACTTTataaagagttgagatgtttaatTAGAACATAACTTAATAAAAATGTCTAAATACAATGTTGTGGCATATTTAAGGGATTGGCTATACTTTAAACTTAatctgttttttttctttttgtataaatAAGCATCTACATGATTATATCTAGGGAGCTTCCATACCTTGGTAATGACTTAGAGATAACACAATCCTTATGTAGCTTTCCTTTTCCTCTCCACCAGAAGGTCGGTAATAATACAAGAAAGTTTAATTATTTGGTTCTTCTTTTCATTTATGTGGTTAAAAAtgatgctcaatagagatatttGGACAAAtactaaattataaaatatgaactttcttcttctattttatcACATTTTAGCTCTGTCTGAATTGATTCCAAGAAATTATAGtttctataaaataatttatttctatattttaggtCTACCTTATCCCTTTTACCACCTTTACTTGCTATAATTTCACATCTACATACTGGTGAAAAATCGACGCTAGACATGGGTAAACCATCTCAAGCGGCGCGCTTCTATTATTTATCTACAATGcatatgtacttgtattttattgTGAACGTATAGTCCTTAATTGTTAatcttatttaaatttatatcaccacacatctATCATAACATTCacatttttgtaataattttcaCTTAACTAGTAGACATTCTTCTATCATATAACACTCCGATAATACTTCTCTATTTCAACGATTCGCTTCGAACTTCATGAATAAAATATAGTACCaacagttttaatttttttaaattaaaaaataaaatataacagatgggtaattaaTAACGGCAGTAGACATTCGATCATAAAGTGAGTCAGTGGTCCAATTTTAATTGTTTATGTGAATGTGTGTGGTGACTTTCAATTGCTGCCTACACAGATACCTAATTTCTGGACATATTTTTGGGATAGTGAAATCTCCAAATCTCTTCTACTAGTACTACATATTTATCGGGACCATGACCTTCACTTCCTCCCCAGAGCTCATAGATTCACACTCTTTACTGCAAAGGTTTTTCCATCTCAAATAATCTATTGTAATTTTTAAAAGAGTAAAGtattgaaaatatatttaaattatccCCTGTTTTTTATGTTTCATACCTAAATTAATGGAATTGTGACACACATCTAAACTATCATTTTTAGTTTGAgaaacacacctaaactattacTTATTAACTTGAGAAACACACTTAAAAACTGACTAGACCAAATATTGTAGGATTGCTTATCCGTCGGACCGATCTGATAATTATGCTTAACGAGTCGGCTTATTGATTATCGgattttaaatatactaatccgctAGTCATCCGATAAGATAACGGTTGATTTGGTGTCGGATTAGCAATTGACAGACGATTATCGAACGGTGTAACGGATAAATATAAGAGACTATAAATATCAAGTGATTATTGATAGTTTCTCCCCTTTTTTCCCATCTAAGTTATTTGTAtactatgattgatctatttatcaaTTATTAGACTTCTTGAGTTTTGTTCGTATAGTTATTCAATAGGTTATAGAATCAAATGAGAATTTTCTTCTAGACCTAAAATATATGTAGAAACATTTTTAATCACTGGATGAacagaaaaatcaaaattttagtattatttgaatttttatgttttatattaaaCTTTGTGAAGGACATGTTGGGAATTGTTTCATTAATTTTGTTGCAGTCCTTCGTgttgtcaagaataatttatattttggtttaaaaattaatttcaggTTTCGTTTATGTTTTAGGAAGTCTGACTATCCTTTATGGTTAGATATCACAAGAAGTGGTTTGTTATTTTCTAAGCTAAGACgtgaatagaaaaaataaatagagtttTATATGTTAGATTTACAAAAGACATTTGATATTTCTagggataaaaatataattataataattcttaatggGTTAACGGTATACCCTATAAGAAAATTAAGTAATTCATCCCCGCACTAATAAGCCATTAGTTATAAAATTTAGATCCGTTCTTCAATCATTAATCCGATAGTCTGTTATCAATAAGCTAATAAACTAATTTTGCGATTGGATTAACGGTTACGGTTCGATTTTAAACAatcctaaaatattttcttacaaaCTCTTTAAGTGTGTCTAACCATTAAAAATCAATCCACGtgacatatttttattcttttttgcaAACACATTAGtttcttcatttttaaaatattttaaattaatttttattcattttgagGTGTGTTTCTCAAACTTATGAGTTATAATTTAGCAAACCCTCAATATTTtaggtatgaaactcaaaaaaaaaaaaaatagtttagatATGTTTTTGACACTtcatactttttaaaataattatttaaaagttcaaaataaattattttattttattcttagtttaCTTTTTTTTAACCCCTCGCTTGAAGCTTTCATCGTTTTTGCTTCCTTGGTAGCTTAAACGTCCTACAACTTCAAGATTATAGGTTAAAGGTGTTTACCATATGAGCAATGCATCTTATCCCCTTAGTAGCTACTCCCTTCATTTTAGAATATAATTTTTTCGAGGGAGTGGAACactccttaagaaaattatttaaagtCACGCTCAAAggataatttatcaatattattctCTCCAACAAAAAAGGTGTAAAATTATTATTACACTTTAATTAATGTCTTCAAATAATCGAAAGGTAATTTGAAGACTACCAACACTTCAATGGTATGAATGTCTAAATATCAATCAAAtgtgaaataattttaagaaaaaattctcctaattaatattttttaaatagcgTATAAAAAAGAATCACGGCACATAATTTGTTGGACTACTACCTCCTCCCAGTCCAGATTACTTACAAATATGGGCCAGcttgtattatttatgtaattaaatgtATCGGATTAAGCCCAATCTTACAACCcatttgtgtgtatatatataccttTTGACGACTTCAAGTGTACTGTGAACTTTTCATTCTTTCCAGAGTAACAATAATATCTCCCTTTTTGTGCTCTCAATATTTCTCTCTCTAAGTTACTCGAATTTTTCACTGTCAACATGATATCAGAGCCTGGAGTTGGCTAGTTCCAGGACTTCTCCATCATATAACTAGGTGGTTTCGATCAATGAGGTAGTCAGGTTTCAATTGCCAGTCGGATTTCACATTTTCTGTGGAGCTAGTTTCACCCAAACTTCGCTGGAATTCACTTGTTTCCATCTCCGACGGCCACCAAAATTTGTTCATTTTGTTGTTTTCCTTTTTGAAGACCGTATCTCTTTCGGTTACAAAGAGAATCgatatttctattaatttttcCTAATTGTTGTTATCGATCTTCTAGGGTTTTCCCTGACGTTGATGTTGTggttttattgatatattatggtTTTAATGGCTAAATCTAAGAATACCACTACTCCTCTTGTTCTATTTCACCCTGATGATTATACTCATCCCTGTCACCCCTATTATGTGCATCCTTCAGATCTGTTAGGAGCATCTTTGGTTTCTGAGCTGTTTGATGGAACTTGTTATAGTAGTTGGCGTAGATCCATCCTGGTTGCTTTATTTGTTAGAAATAAGCTTGATTTCATCCACGGTACTTCTGATATGCCTAGTGTGACCTCACCACTTCATCGTCAATGAAAACGATGCAATGACCTTAGTTTGTTGTGGCTTGGTTGTCTAATTTTGTCACTAAGGAAATACGTAGGTCAGTGGTCTATTCTGAATTAGCCAAAGATATTTGGAAAGAACTAAAGGCTAGGTATGGGAAAGGTGATGGTGCCCGAGTCTTTGAACTTAGAAAGGAATTAGCTCACAACTCCCAAGGTGACATCGATATTGCCTCATATTTTACCAAAATCAAACAACTGTGGGATGAGCTTTCCTCTATTTCTACTACAAAATGCAATTGTCCTAGTGGAATTAGGTCAGAAGATGAACAAAAGGTGTATCAATTTCTTATGGGACTCAATGAGGTTTATGTCCAGGTTAGGAGCAACATTTTAATGATGAAGCCTATGCCTTTTGTAAACAACGTCTATAATATTCTCCTAAGTGATGAGAAACAGAGACAAGTctacttaataagtgcacaatgtATTTATTAATATTGTGTTTCACGTGCCACTTTCAATCTAATGTCAAATTATCTCCAAACAAATACTAATTTAGGGTTAGTGGTGAAAATTTGAACATTAAGAGGTCTTTCCTCTCAGTATTTTATTAGTACTCTAGTAAGATTTACTAGTCACCCAAATTgcgtttttataaaaaaaaaattataaatagttttctttatttattgagaTAGTTAATACTCagattcattatttttcattatcgAGGTCTTTTCTCTTAGCATTTACTCAGAAAATTAAGTGTGAACAAGCACTTGATAATTATGGAGGTCAACCATATGCCAGTGGGTCTCTCTGTGTATCATTTGAGTTTGCtcattaaattttcaaaacttgtagGTTAGACTGTTGGGATCGAGGGTATTATGATATACtgtttataaataataatttgctttatttatttatattattttgttcttaatattaaatattattatttaatatattttaaaagtattaaattagTTATATTTAATAGGTAATATGGTGAATTATAcgtatcatttattatttcttaatttctgTGTAAAcagaaaagtgaaaaaataaaaatggacgAAACGAATAAGATCATATCATAAGAAATTGGACAAACTTTGATAAATTCACTATTTGTGcaattttcatgtttatgagaaaaaaatatataattaaagatATCCAAATTATATATCTAGTTAAACTTTAACTTTAAATctgtatgatttttaaattaagttttgattttttttaattcaattggTCGCATATAACTCGTAATTAAATCATAGCATTTCAATCAATGACAAGGCTAAGGTTTAGTTTACACattttattgaaatcaataaCTTTTTCTATTAAGAATTTAATTGTATCTATATAAATTATTActctatttattaaaaaaatacacaaTTGTGCAAAAACGGGGACAatacaaataaatgaattatacATTAAATAAgtgcataatccataaaaaaatTGGATTGGacacttatttagtgcacaatcTATTTATTAATAATTGTGGACTAAAAGGTGCACAATCTTTAAAAGGTGGTACATGAAACACATTATTAATAAATACATTGTGCACTTCTTAAGTTCACAATCCATTTTTTTAAGgatggattgtgcacttattaaaaaaatgaattgtgcacttaataagtgtaCAATGTCAATGTTCACTTTTTTTACACCGTCAGCCATCATCCGTTACAAATTTAAAGGCATTgagcacttaataagtgcacaaagtctattttgatgtttttttatatgacatacattgattttttttagttatagGGCATATTTTGATTCCGAATTCATATATATACACCTTTTGACTTCAGGTGTACGGTAAACTTTTCATTCTTTCTAGAATAACAATAATATCTCCCTTTTTGTTCTCTCaatatttctctctctaaatTACTCGAAGCTTCCGCTATCGACATAAGGGAATATCTTGCACCAAAATAGTTTACcgtacaattatttattttttaggaaaaatgaaaatcatgaaataagccattagtaaataaagaaattattcaATCTTATCATCTCATACAGTTTATCCTCTAATTTGCAAACCAATTAGAGCCCCCAACACCAACATGAAACAACTTTAAAAAGGTGAACAAATTCTACATCCATAGGtctttttgcttctttttctcttcccaataaaacaaaaggaaataaaatgaactcattttattctattttcccCTCTCTACTCTCTTTTCCTTTCATTtactttttcaactcttttccccttttttccacATTCATACAAAGCAAAGTCACCAACCAACCAAACCGTTCCTAACCCACATTCTCCTTCCAATTTTGgttcttttttctttcctcaaTTGCCCCTATAATgtggtttttcttttttctcttcataCTTAGTTGTTTGAGGCAACAACCCAAAAAAAGTTAAGCTAGTATGACCCTCCAAATGGGCCACATACAGCtacaaataaaatattatcttatatattttattttgatttaattgtcttatttattttttaatttcttaaaaggtgtttttcttttttttctttttttgataattctgtaatttcaatattttgcataacatattaaaaattattttgatatattctacatatctctaatttaaaatcatgaaattcaaaaattgctctatagacaaataaattaaaagaaaatagtaCTTAGTTGTCTTTTATTAAACCTTTTTTTTGTGATGTATCTTTTCAACTCATGCAGTGGGGCGTGCACTACTGCTTCGTTttcatcaaaaaaagaaaaaaaaaacgttCAGATAGATAGCTTAATTTTGTTTCAAACATCAATATCAACGTTGTTGTTGTGCAGCTGCATTAACTGTTGTCATCATCAATAATAATCTTTCGACATTTCATCAAGTTGTCTTgcctgttgttgttgctgctgctaaTAGCATTAAGTAGTAGAGTAGAGGCAGAGGTGGTATGTTCTTCAATTGGCTCGTTATCTGAACTCCAACTCATTTGCAGGTCAAGCACGTTGACTGGTGTGCATGTGCTTGACACCATCTCTAGTATTGATTCATACCCTTCCTTTGCTATTTCTTGCATGATATTATAGCAACTTAACAAATCAGCctgtcaattaaaaaaaaaaataaaaattgattcgaGTCGGTCTTAAAATAATTCTTTGCATTTAAAGCACTGAGTGCTTAAATGTGTCATACTTCCTCAGTTTCAAACTAGTAGGtatgttaattaaaaaaattcatctcaaaatatttaaaaaactaagagataattaattattttttcaattatatccTTAATAATAATTATTGTAAAATTAAAAGACACATAAATGTTTGGTAGCCAAAACATTTCCAATCGAAATAttaatcacaattttttttatgagTGTCATACCTTAGTACATAAAACTAAAACTTTTATCATTGTTAAGAGTTTTAATTATAGTGCACTCACAAGTACCATTGCATTTTATAGTTATAGTACAATCACTACCTCATTGCTTAGCTATACTGTTGATAATTATAATGTAATTCGTTCTCATTATTATCTTGATGATAAATTATTGAATAGTACTATTTGGCTAGCCCAACTAAAGCTTTTGTCCATTCTAGCTATATAGTACTTTCTCAGTAAAtttttacccgtcccaaattgggataacactgttattaagaaaataatgattggtaatgtaattttattattttgcccctcttaattctgtcttattgttagttccaatattgatggatgtctaataccaaaatatcatttatatttttaatggtgtacttttaatggtactcctctttgcaatatttttcaagaatactaataataaggagtaatcaattTCACTAAGGgtatgatgaaaaaaaaaatgtcttgtcttgataagtaaaaaaaaataagtaaaatgggacaataaattatgaaatttgagacgagtaaaatgggaTGAAGGAATTATTAAAGTAAAATCCTTAATTTGACCCATAAAGTGTGGAAAGCTCAGCCGCTGGATTTTCACGTACAAGTCTGGTGTTAAAAAACAACGGAGTATGTATGAACCGCATTCATTAACtgtattaattatttaatcataCATAATGTGCATTATTAATCAACTTATACTTATCCTCTACTATGCTTATTTAAGActgtttttattaatttatgtgatgttgtttgacctgatataaataaataaagaggaCTTTGAAATTTAAAGGCTAAAACAAAGCTTAAATATTCATAGTgctatataaattattttattaaaaataaaattgagatatttttttaataaactcaaaaaaaatgACGTCACTATGAATTGGAACCAATGGAGTACTTATTTAAGGTGAAAAAATAGCGTGAACATtattgccttttttttttctttttttcgaaAAGAACAAAATGCATGGAATCATTATGCTttaaaaaagagggaaaaaactgcaaaaccaaaaaaagaaaaacaacaacgaaattgagaaagaataagAATTACCTTCTGTACATATGAACAATTTAGGATTGCAGTTTTATAGCATGGGAATTGTAAAGGGAAAAGCTCATGAGAAGCAGATAGAAGAGCTGAAGCTGATATTATAGATGGCTTGTACTGCAAAATCTTGACATctaaaatcaaaaacaaataaaaaaataaaaattgagattatctaagtgataataattttataaaaataaatatgaaattgacTTACCATTTTGAGCTGTTAATATAATCTCAGTGGCTCTAGCTTTGAGAGCTTGTTGTAACGGTAGATCTTTGAATTTGAACAaagatatgaagaaattaatgaagGCAAATGGTGTGATTGAACACATTCTCCATTTTAGGCCCCCGAGAATCAAAAGCTCCATTCGTTTTATTGTCTCACTATCAAATATCACACCACCATCTTGCTGTACTAGAAAATATGTAACCATAAGCAATTACTGATGTACTAATTGACATTTTCAACTAACATTACCAGAAACTGTACCTGAATTTCACTAACAGAGTACTCTCTTTTCCTCATCTTTAATGCTAATGAAACACAAGAAACAGCAATCAGCTTCAACATCCATGGCTTCCCTTCCTACATTACCAAAACTTGATCATAATTATACAAATATCAATCCTAATTTCTTCTtcatgttaaaaataaaaaaggcggTCTGATGCATTAAAATTTCTGCTATGCGAGAGTTAGGAAAAAGGTGGACCATAAGAGTCTATTGTATGCAGTCTTACTGATAGTGAATGGAGGCAGAGAAATCGATCGAGATAATTAATGGCAAGGTATGAGAGAAAAGGATCAAAGGGGTAAGAAATTTGTAAGATTATAGAAATGGTTGCTTCACGGATAGTGATGTGAAAATCCGAGTTTTCGAGATTTTGATGATAATTTTTAGAAGGCGTGTGATCAATTTCAatgttgaaaagatgagaaatattGGTGTGTGCATGAGTTTCATCATCATGGCTAAATGGCAATGGATTTTCAATGTCAAAGTCCATCGATATGGTTATTGATGAAGTTCTTCTTGTTTCCTTTGTTTTTTAGTTAGAGAGTGAGGAGGAAAAGGTATAAAGTGAAAGAGAATAGGAAGGGCATTGTTAAATGAAAGAGGGAAATAAATTTAAAGGCTTATTGGGGTTGAGGAGGAGGAGTTATTAAAGTCACTGACATCTATTAAAGCTTTCGTCatgtataaaatttataaaatggaTCACATTATAAGAGCTCGTTTGATATGCAAAATAAGTAATAACTAATTCCAAAATTAATATTAAGATAAATTTATTCCATATTCGTTTGGTAGAAAATCACCAAATTAGTTATCTCTAGATTATAGTTTGCTTTTTGTTTCATATGAGAGTGAAATAACaatcatgaaattaataaattatctcaaaataacTTGTTTCCGATCAAAGAAGCCCTAAAAATTTATTGTATCCATCGTTATTTGCATTTCTGCTGGAGGAGTTAATGATACAGATGAAAAGGTGAGAGTAAGAGTGTTATGTCTCATTCTTTAAACGAAGCCGTAAGGAGACTTCAACTTCACTCACTGGTCTTGTCTTTTAATTTTCTTCTagctttcttttttttccttaaattatttCTATTAGAATCAAAACTCTAAATGCGCTGACCGGGGAACGGAGGATTAGTTTCACGGCTGTCGACTGTAGGAATACCTtgggaaatcaaaaaaaaaaaaaaactctaaatcaTATCAAAAACTGTAACGGATAATAATGACGTAATTTTATTTGTTAACTAAATAAGGTGCATTCTAATAGTACTTCCTTCATTTCTAAAATAATgatctactttcttttttagtctattgtttaaaacatgatttctttcttttttgacaatacattaatttcaacttt
Coding sequences within:
- the LOC107877288 gene encoding putative cyclin-D6-1, encoding MDFDIENPLPFSHDDETHAHTNISHLFNIEIDHTPSKNYHQNLENSDFHITIREATISIILQISYPFDPFLSYLAINYLDRFLCLHSLSEGKPWMLKLIAVSCVSLALKMRKREYSVSEIQQDGGVIFDSETIKRMELLILGGLKWRMCSITPFAFINFFISLFKFKDLPLQQALKARATEIILTAQNDVKILQYKPSIISASALLSASHELFPLQFPCYKTAILNCSYVQKADLLSCYNIMQEIAKEGYESILEMVSSTCTPVNVLDLQMSWSSDNEPIEEHTTSASTLLLNAISSSNNNRQDNLMKCRKIIIDDDNS